A stretch of DNA from Methanogenium sp. S4BF:
GGTTCCCGACAGTTCGTGAATAATTTTCAGTTTGATAGCATCTGCATACGGTCAGGCGTATTCCGCAGGGCATATTCGGGCAGCAGGCCGGTTCAAAACCATCGACGAAGTGCAGTCACTATAAGCAGCTGACCTTGCACATACAGCACCCAGTACCGTACTTACTGCATGCACCACAACACCTCTTCTGCATACGGCAGGGATTCCTGCAGATAAGCGGCCAGAACCCACATAGTCGTCAATACACCAAAAAAAGTGCGCGGCGCCCGTCAGCACCAACCCCCGGCCGGACAGGACGTCAGGGCAAAAGACCGGCGAGATCTTCGGGAAGCGTCAGCACAATCGGCTCAAGGTGCATGCGCTCCATGAACGCAGAGTCGCTCATTCCCGTGGCACCGGGATTTATCCGGGCAATAAGAGAACAGAAGGCACGGAACCCCCCATCAGGCTTCCCGGCCGCATCACAGACGAGTGCCATATTATACGCATAATGACCGGCCCCCCGGTAGAGAGACTCAACCCGTTCAATGCCTTCTGCAAGAAGGCCGCACCAGGGTTCGAGCTCATCAATGCACCGGACCGGAAGATAGGCACGCACCTCTTTTTCCCCCAGCGGGACCGCGTGGGCAAAAAACGGCAGTTCATCACCGAAGAGATGGCGCGGCCCCCCCATCTCCCGGTCAATGAGAAAATCCCGATACGTTCTGCCGGTCCTGCGGCAGAAGGCCGCCGACTGGTCAATCGCCAATCCGGCATAGTATGTCGGAGCCTCATCCGCGACTCCCTGCATATGCGGATGGAGCATACTGGCGCCGGCCGACGGCAGATAGTTCCAGTTGCAGGAGACATAGCCGTCATCGGTGCAAAAGGCAGCAATCTGCCCACGCAGGGCATCTTCGATCTGACCTGCCGTAATCACTGCCGGGTTATGCGCCTCTGTCATAACCGTCACTACATGCCGCTGTGCAAACGGATAGAGGTTCGGGAACGTGACACTCTCCCCCACAGCGATACGCCTGCCGTCGGGAAACACCGGCGTTTCTGAATGAATCCGTTCCGGACAGAATACACAGGGAACCTCATCCTCCGGAGCGTCAGGTCTGTGCGCGACATTAATACTGCGGCGAACCCTGTCCGGTGCAATCCGGCACTGCAGACCGGTTAAGTGATCCCTGCGGTACTGCACCCGCCTGTTTTTTGGGCCGCATTCCGTAACCAGAAATAATTCATTCATTTACTCCACCCTGTAGCACCTGCTGACAGCCGTTCGGGCGCACACTCATCACCAGAACACCAAAATGTGACACCGCCACCGCTAATCAGGGATTAATCGATAGAACGTCAAAGGAAAAGAAAAATTTTTGGATATTGGTCCGCAGCCTCAGATAATGTATTTGCCGAGGAGGCGGATGGAGTTGGTCATGTCTGGACCAAGTGGAGATCCGAAGATGATCTGGGTAACACCAGATGCGGTCAGGTCTTCACACTTCTCCTTAACCATTTCAGGGGTACCTGCAATGGTGAATGCATCGATCTCTGCGTCGCCGACAAGACCGCCGACTGCACCGAAGTCAAAGCGGGCAAGTGCTTCTTTGATCTTGCCGACATTGGCGAGGTCAAGGCCGTGGCGCTCAAGAAGTGCAGGCGGTGAACCTGCTGCGATGAATGCTGCAACGATCTTTGCTGCGTTGCGTGCCTTCTTCTCGTTCTGGTCGATGGACATAGCAGTGTATGCACCAACATCGAACTTCTTGAACTTCTTCTCGTCAACTGCATCACATGCTGATTTAATCAGTGGAATTGCAATTGCAAAGTCCTTGGGGTTGGATGCGTTGATCAGTGCACCCTCACCGATTTCACCGGCAAGAGCGAGCATCTTGGGGCCCTGTGCACCAATGTAGGTTGGGATCTGCTTCTTCTTTGCAGGCAGGGTAACGCCGGTAAGCTTTGCACCGTCGTAGTCGAAGAATTCCATGTTGCCGGTCTTCTTGACTTCCTCTCCTGCACAGAGAGCTTTAATCTGCTGGACACCCTCTGCAAGACGTGCAACAGGCTTTGTTGCCTCAATTGCAAGCTTTGGGAGTGTGGAAAGGTCGCCAGGTCCGATACCAAGGACTGCACGGCCTTCAGAGATCTCATTTAAGGTACACATGAAGGAAGCAATTGCTGCCGGTGTGTCAGTAAATGTGTTCATGATACCCGGGCCCATCTTGATGGAGTCCGTTGCCTCTGCGATAGCGGCAAGGGTTGGGTAGCAGTGACGGTTGTTGTAGTGATTAGTAATCCAGGCAAAGTCAATATCTTTCTGTTCTGCAAGTTTACAGTAGTTTACCACCTGTTTCACAGTGATATTTCCTGGCACAAATTCGATACCATAACTCATAGGTCTTTCACCTCAACTTCATATACCACACCGAGATTAATATACGTTATCATTTAACTGGGAATATATCAGGTATTTTCCGGTATTCATCCGGCAAAACCCGAAATATCGGTTTAAATTTCAGCCTGACCGCCGGATTCCGGCCTATTTGAAAAGATCATCAAGAGATTTTATTATTTACAGGAACGGATCATACATCAAAAGGAGTGTACACAAAGACCAGTGGGCCTCCACGATAACCCACAGAGGTCCGGTCCGGGTACAAAATATGGAGAAATAATGAGAATACTTGCAATCGGGCTCGGGGGGGCAGGTACACGGATTGTCGACCTGCTCTATAGCCACGACATGAAAAGCAGAGTGGGATGCGTTTCAGCGATTGCTGTGGATATGGACGGGAACAGCCTGCGCCAGCTCTCTCATGTCCCGGATAATGCGCGAATGCACTTCCCTGCCATCGATCCCGAGATCCATTTTGATGTAGCATCCACCATCAATATCGAGGAGGTGATCACCCTCATCCAGAAGATGGATCACTTTGAGATTGACTCCATTATGATCTTTGCCGGTCTGGGAGGGAGTGTAATTGATGCAATACCTCAGCTCACAGAAGAACTGCGCAAGTCCTACATAGAACCGATATTCGGCGTCTGTGTGCTTCCGATGAGGAATGAAGGAAAACGCCGCTCATCAAAAGCCGCTGACGACATTGAACGGATACAAAGCGTCCTTGATGCAATAATTCTCTTTGATAACGAGACATGGCATGAACGCCTGAAGGCCGAGTACAGCGAGTATAGCGTGGACAGGGACACCACCGGCATCAGCGGATACCGGCGCAAGGCGTTCCCGGACAATCCACGTGACATCTATGCCATCCTGAATGAGAAGATTGCACGCCAGATGGGCCTTCTTCTCCGCGCGGGTGAATTCAGCGAAACGGGAGTGGAGGCAGCAGAGATTGTCCTTGATGCAGGTGAGGTCCTAAACACCCTGAAAGGGAACGACCTTGTTGCAATCGGGTATGCCACAGAACCTCTCCAGAATTCATTTATCGACCGGTTCAACCAGTGGCGATCAGACACCTACTTCTCAGAGACATCCCATAAACGGGCGACGCGAATCGTCACCCTCGCCAAGCGTGCAGTCTATGAGGAGATATCCATCCCCTGTGATATCACGAGTGCAGAGAAGGCACTCGTCCTTATCGCAGGCCCGTCACAGGAGCTTTCGATGAAAGGGTTTCAGACGGTGCGCAAATGGATTGACCGGAGCATCTCGGGTCTTGAGATGCGGTCAGGCGACTATCCGGTGATGAATACCCGGTTTGTGGGTATCATTATCGTCCTCGCCGGGATTACCAATATCCCCCGGGTGACAGAACTCATTGAAATCCGGCGTGAATATCTGGATGATCAGGAGCACGCTGTTGAAGAAGAGCGTTTCAAAAAGCAGCTGGAAGAGCAGTTCACCCTGCAGGAGAAAGAGACCGCCAGCTGGAAAGAGGCAGAGGCTGCATTAAGCCCGGTGCCCGTTCAGCCCGAGGGCGGTACGGGAGATGAAGGGGAGACGGACCTCGACATCACCGACCTCTTCGAGGATGAAACGGCAGACGACCATACATTCATCCGGGACCGGGAAGCCGAACCGGAATGGAAAGACAATACTACCCCCGCCTGGCAGGAGGAAGAGCAGCCCCACACCTGGCAGGAGGAGGAGGAATACCCATCAGAACCCTCTTCTGAAAGAGGAGAGTATCTGCAGGCGCAAACAGGCCGGGAGATGACCATGGCAGCAGAAGACGGCAGACAGGTGCTGAATGACGGAATGATCACCCTTGGTGGTGTCGCACGCAGTGAAAAACGAAAAGGGCAGGGCAAGGACGATCAGATCTCCCTTGGGATGAAGTCGGAAAAAAAAGGTATTGATACGAAAGTCCCCATGCCTGCCCGGCAGGAGCGAACGGTCGCCGACATGACGCGTATGACAAGCGGGGGAGAGAACCAGGCGCCAAAA
This window harbors:
- a CDS encoding galactose-1-phosphate uridylyltransferase, producing MNELFLVTECGPKNRRVQYRRDHLTGLQCRIAPDRVRRSINVAHRPDAPEDEVPCVFCPERIHSETPVFPDGRRIAVGESVTFPNLYPFAQRHVVTVMTEAHNPAVITAGQIEDALRGQIAAFCTDDGYVSCNWNYLPSAGASMLHPHMQGVADEAPTYYAGLAIDQSAAFCRRTGRTYRDFLIDREMGGPRHLFGDELPFFAHAVPLGEKEVRAYLPVRCIDELEPWCGLLAEGIERVESLYRGAGHYAYNMALVCDAAGKPDGGFRAFCSLIARINPGATGMSDSAFMERMHLEPIVLTLPEDLAGLLP
- a CDS encoding 5,10-methylenetetrahydromethanopterin reductase, whose amino-acid sequence is MSYGIEFVPGNITVKQVVNYCKLAEQKDIDFAWITNHYNNRHCYPTLAAIAEATDSIKMGPGIMNTFTDTPAAIASFMCTLNEISEGRAVLGIGPGDLSTLPKLAIEATKPVARLAEGVQQIKALCAGEEVKKTGNMEFFDYDGAKLTGVTLPAKKKQIPTYIGAQGPKMLALAGEIGEGALINASNPKDFAIAIPLIKSACDAVDEKKFKKFDVGAYTAMSIDQNEKKARNAAKIVAAFIAAGSPPALLERHGLDLANVGKIKEALARFDFGAVGGLVGDAEIDAFTIAGTPEMVKEKCEDLTASGVTQIIFGSPLGPDMTNSIRLLGKYII
- a CDS encoding tubulin/FtsZ family protein, producing MRILAIGLGGAGTRIVDLLYSHDMKSRVGCVSAIAVDMDGNSLRQLSHVPDNARMHFPAIDPEIHFDVASTINIEEVITLIQKMDHFEIDSIMIFAGLGGSVIDAIPQLTEELRKSYIEPIFGVCVLPMRNEGKRRSSKAADDIERIQSVLDAIILFDNETWHERLKAEYSEYSVDRDTTGISGYRRKAFPDNPRDIYAILNEKIARQMGLLLRAGEFSETGVEAAEIVLDAGEVLNTLKGNDLVAIGYATEPLQNSFIDRFNQWRSDTYFSETSHKRATRIVTLAKRAVYEEISIPCDITSAEKALVLIAGPSQELSMKGFQTVRKWIDRSISGLEMRSGDYPVMNTRFVGIIIVLAGITNIPRVTELIEIRREYLDDQEHAVEEERFKKQLEEQFTLQEKETASWKEAEAALSPVPVQPEGGTGDEGETDLDITDLFEDETADDHTFIRDREAEPEWKDNTTPAWQEEEQPHTWQEEEEYPSEPSSERGEYLQAQTGREMTMAAEDGRQVLNDGMITLGGVARSEKRKGQGKDDQISLGMKSEKKGIDTKVPMPARQERTVADMTRMTSGGENQAPKDTIFGLKDIPSSSSKGPRDTALVGETISIGKQDKRPNDTSFGGKEISVSFVKGPNDSAYMGRSVSVSSSPKANDSALMGKSISVRSSGIRPNDSTFTGDSVRLSRGAPRTKEILNGDVKMSARTPAPKDDLLTRAERRMSRTQEAAKEPEKEPSYKKGTISGAYEKKTEPEEDDTGDDLFWIK